One Siniperca chuatsi isolate FFG_IHB_CAS linkage group LG3, ASM2008510v1, whole genome shotgun sequence genomic region harbors:
- the map9 gene encoding microtubule-associated protein 9 isoform X1: MTNQEFTTLAYKKSPKTSRRTTFQDELQAAVSARASKTKPDQFSYSDDFNEDEDDFLNELLKSRKKRAGSFKAGKSKAKINDFEISDDEGKHGRTKRVSFLKTQRISSPSEDTTASGSRENEPPDSSFGQHNNYNNSFSSQHSTNVGEDDIRFKNSDVESTNPHITRESSTKSLSNETSDDTLLDMPLPLPSDNSVMETPGPKEKSNSVLEESSQTPELSATDLKHVSSADSATEREPPRPKPRQRTLGLSLHATEKIAEDAESQDLSRPQTSSASIPLSTDTSSNIIWTDGDHAASCSLSKSSSSKSELFTKSTADSGSRDGCISDDSKEQERKYSTSFEEFNEDSRDHSDQLSHVHEKSFDTRASSSHSQTTQRSQSVCSKKVESKYLGTLKVLDRKVSLQESQPQAADSLRAAIYQEWLQKKREKSRESMQLKKKEKILKEKKKREEEAKKEDAAASYEAWKEKKAESLKAKAKEKQDMILKEQKAIEDKEDKRQSAKQVFEKWKSEHDHLLKEKYREQREAESRLKLKNQEKEEERKRDSKSAFSNWSRCEKKKDVLHEKVTVERKEIQNKAEEERYMKEERDKIALEMYENWLARKDLEQKRQREEKRIQAILQDSPPPPWSPPNKTIPFRK, from the exons ATGACAAATCAGGAGTTCACGACACTGGCTTACAAGAAAAGCCCGAAAACATCGAGGAGGACAACATTTCAG GATGAACTTCAGGCTGCTGTCTCTGCCAGGgcaagcaaaacaaaaccagaCCAATTTTCCTACTCTGATGACTTCAATGAAGATGAGGATG ATTTTCTGAATGAACTCCTCAAATCAAGAAAAAAGAGGGCTGGTTCGTTTAAAGCTGGGAAAAGTAAAGCCAAAATCAACGACTTCGAGATTTCAGACGATGAAGGCAAACATGGCAGGACGAAGAGAGTTTCGTTTCTGAAAACCCAAAGAATCAGTTCTCCCTCAGAAGACACAACGGCATCAGGGTCACGTGAAAACGAGCCGCCTGACTCTTCCTTCGGTCAACACAACAATTATAACAACTCATTTTCTTCACAGCACTCAACAAATGTGGGTGAAGATGACATACGATTTAAAAACAGTGATGTGGAGTCTACCAATCCTCATATCACAAGAGAGAGCTCAACTAAATCTCTGTCAAACGAAACATCAGATGATACTCTACTGGACATGCCTTTGCCTTTACCATCTGACAACAGTGTGATGGAAACTCCAGGTCCCAAGGAGAAGAGCAACTCTGTTCTGGAAGAAAGCTCCCAGACTCCAGAGTTATCAGCAACTGACCTCAAACACGTGTCCTCAGCAG ATAGTGCTACCGAGAGGGAGCCCCCCAGGCCTAAACCGAGGCAAAGGACTCTTGGATTGAGCCTTCACGCTACGGAGAAGATAGCTGAAGATGCTGAATCTCAGGATCTCAGCAGGCCCCAGACCTCCTCTGCATCCATTCCCCTCTCCACTGACACATCCAGCAATATCATT TGGACAGATGGAGATCACGCAGCTTCATGTAGCCTCAGCAAATCCTCTTCAAGCAAGAGTGAGCTCTTCACCAAGTCCACGGCTGATTCTGGATCCAGAG aTGGCTGTATTTCTGATGACAGcaaagagcaggagagaaagtACTCCACATCGTTTGAAGAGTTTAAT GAAGACTCAAGAGATCACTCAGATCAACTCTCTCATGTCCATGAAAAATCATTTGATACCAG GGCATCGAGTTCTCACTCTCAGACCACACAGAGATCTCAGAGTGTGTGCTCCAAGAAAGTGGAATCAAAGTATTTGGGAACTCTCAAAGTTCTGGATCGTAAAGTCTCTCTGCAAGAGTCTCAGCCACAAGCCGCAGATTCACTCAGAGCTGCCATTTACCAG GAATGGCTtcaaaagaaaagggaaaagtcAAGAGAGAGCATGCAGctaaagaagaaagagaaaatcctgaaagaaaaaaagaaaagg GAAGAAGAAGCTAAAAAGGAAGATGCTGCTGCATCATATGAGGcttggaaagaaaagaaagcagagagTCTCAAAGCAAAAGCCAAAGAAAAGCAAGATATGATCTTGAAAGAGCAAAAAGCGATTGAagacaaagaagacaaaagGCAATCTGCTAAGCAG GtgtttgaaaaatggaaaagtgaGCACGATCACCTACTCAAAGAAAAGtacagagaacagagagaagcTGAAAGTAGACTTAAGTTAAAAAAtcaagaaaaggaggaagaaagaaagagagacagcaaatCTGCTTTTTCTAACTG GTCGAGGtgtgaaaagaagaaagacGTTCTCCATGAAAAAGTCACGGTGGAGCGTAAagaaatccaaaacaaagcagAGGAGGAACGATAcatgaaggaagagagagataaaataGCTTTAGAGATGTATGAAAACTGGCTG gCACGGAAAGATCTAGAGcagaagagacaaagagaggaaaaacgTATACAAGCAATACTCCAAGACAGTCCACCTCCACCATGGAGCCCTCCGAATAAAACTATACCATTTcgaaaataa
- the ube2kb gene encoding ubiquitin-conjugating enzyme E2Kb (UBC1 homolog, yeast) isoform X1, giving the protein MANIAVQRIKREFKEVLKSEETSKNQIKVELVDENFTELRGEIAGPPDTPYEGGRYQLEIKIPETYPFNPPKVRFITKIWHPNISSVTGAICLDILKDQWAAAMTLRTVLLSLQALLAAAEPDDPQDAVVANQYKQNPEMFKQTARLWSHVYAGAPVSSLDYTRKIDKLCAMGFDKNAVIAALSSKSWDVETATELLLSN; this is encoded by the exons ATGGCTAACATCGCGGTCCAAAGGATCAAGCGGGAGTTCAAAGAAGTTCTCAAAAGCGAAGAG ACAAGTAAAAACCAGATAAAAGTAGAGTTGGTGGATGAGAACTTCACAGAGCTGAGGGGGGAGATAGCAGGTCCTCCAGATACACCATATGAAG GTGGCCGATATCAGCTTGAAATAAAAATCCCAGAAACCTACCCTTTTAACCCGCCAAAG GTACGTTTCATCACTAAGATCTGGCACCCCAATATCAGTTCTGTGACAGGAGCGATATGTCTGGACATTTTAAAAGACCAATG GGCAGCTGCTATGACCCTGCGGACGGTGCTGTTGTCTCTACAGGCTCTCCTTGCTGCAGCAGAACCGGATGATCCACAGGATGCCGTAGTAGCAAACCAG TATAAGCAGAACCcagaaatgttcaaacagaCTGCAAGGCTGTGGTCTCACGTCTACGCAGGCGCTCCTGTCTCCAGTCTCGACTACACACGCAAAATAGACAAACTCTGTGCCATGGGCTTTGATAAG AATGCAGTAATAGCAGCCTTGTCTTCAAAATCCTGGGATGTGGAAACGGCGACAGAGCTGCTCCTCAGCAACTGA
- the map9 gene encoding microtubule-associated protein 9 isoform X2, producing the protein MTNQEFTTLAYKKSPKTSRRTTFQDELQAAVSARASKTKPDQFSYSDDFNEDEDDFLNELLKSRKKRAGSFKAGKSKAKINDFEISDDEGKHGRTKRVSFLKTQRISSPSEDTTASGSRENEPPDSSFGQHNNYNNSFSSQHSTNVGEDDIRFKNSDVESTNPHITRESSTKSLSNETSDDTLLDMPLPLPSDNSVMETPGPKEKSNSVLEESSQTPELSATDLKHVSSADSATEREPPRPKPRQRTLGLSLHATEKIAEDAESQDLSRPQTSSASIPLSTDTSSNIIWTDGDHAASCSLSKSSSSKSELFTKSTADSGSRDGCISDDSKEQERKYSTSFEEFNEDSRDHSDQLSHVHEKSFDTRASSSHSQTTQRSQSVCSKKVESKYLGTLKVLDRKVSLQESQPQAADSLRAAIYQEWLQKKREKSRESMQLKKKEKILKEKKKREEEAKKEDAAASYEAWKEKKAESLKAKAKEKQDMILKEQKAIEDKEDKRQSAKQVFEKWKSEHDHLLKEKYREQREAESRLKLKNQEKEEERKRDSKSAFSNWCEKKKDVLHEKVTVERKEIQNKAEEERYMKEERDKIALEMYENWLARKDLEQKRQREEKRIQAILQDSPPPPWSPPNKTIPFRK; encoded by the exons ATGACAAATCAGGAGTTCACGACACTGGCTTACAAGAAAAGCCCGAAAACATCGAGGAGGACAACATTTCAG GATGAACTTCAGGCTGCTGTCTCTGCCAGGgcaagcaaaacaaaaccagaCCAATTTTCCTACTCTGATGACTTCAATGAAGATGAGGATG ATTTTCTGAATGAACTCCTCAAATCAAGAAAAAAGAGGGCTGGTTCGTTTAAAGCTGGGAAAAGTAAAGCCAAAATCAACGACTTCGAGATTTCAGACGATGAAGGCAAACATGGCAGGACGAAGAGAGTTTCGTTTCTGAAAACCCAAAGAATCAGTTCTCCCTCAGAAGACACAACGGCATCAGGGTCACGTGAAAACGAGCCGCCTGACTCTTCCTTCGGTCAACACAACAATTATAACAACTCATTTTCTTCACAGCACTCAACAAATGTGGGTGAAGATGACATACGATTTAAAAACAGTGATGTGGAGTCTACCAATCCTCATATCACAAGAGAGAGCTCAACTAAATCTCTGTCAAACGAAACATCAGATGATACTCTACTGGACATGCCTTTGCCTTTACCATCTGACAACAGTGTGATGGAAACTCCAGGTCCCAAGGAGAAGAGCAACTCTGTTCTGGAAGAAAGCTCCCAGACTCCAGAGTTATCAGCAACTGACCTCAAACACGTGTCCTCAGCAG ATAGTGCTACCGAGAGGGAGCCCCCCAGGCCTAAACCGAGGCAAAGGACTCTTGGATTGAGCCTTCACGCTACGGAGAAGATAGCTGAAGATGCTGAATCTCAGGATCTCAGCAGGCCCCAGACCTCCTCTGCATCCATTCCCCTCTCCACTGACACATCCAGCAATATCATT TGGACAGATGGAGATCACGCAGCTTCATGTAGCCTCAGCAAATCCTCTTCAAGCAAGAGTGAGCTCTTCACCAAGTCCACGGCTGATTCTGGATCCAGAG aTGGCTGTATTTCTGATGACAGcaaagagcaggagagaaagtACTCCACATCGTTTGAAGAGTTTAAT GAAGACTCAAGAGATCACTCAGATCAACTCTCTCATGTCCATGAAAAATCATTTGATACCAG GGCATCGAGTTCTCACTCTCAGACCACACAGAGATCTCAGAGTGTGTGCTCCAAGAAAGTGGAATCAAAGTATTTGGGAACTCTCAAAGTTCTGGATCGTAAAGTCTCTCTGCAAGAGTCTCAGCCACAAGCCGCAGATTCACTCAGAGCTGCCATTTACCAG GAATGGCTtcaaaagaaaagggaaaagtcAAGAGAGAGCATGCAGctaaagaagaaagagaaaatcctgaaagaaaaaaagaaaagg GAAGAAGAAGCTAAAAAGGAAGATGCTGCTGCATCATATGAGGcttggaaagaaaagaaagcagagagTCTCAAAGCAAAAGCCAAAGAAAAGCAAGATATGATCTTGAAAGAGCAAAAAGCGATTGAagacaaagaagacaaaagGCAATCTGCTAAGCAG GtgtttgaaaaatggaaaagtgaGCACGATCACCTACTCAAAGAAAAGtacagagaacagagagaagcTGAAAGTAGACTTAAGTTAAAAAAtcaagaaaaggaggaagaaagaaagagagacagcaaatCTGCTTTTTCTAACTG GtgtgaaaagaagaaagacGTTCTCCATGAAAAAGTCACGGTGGAGCGTAAagaaatccaaaacaaagcagAGGAGGAACGATAcatgaaggaagagagagataaaataGCTTTAGAGATGTATGAAAACTGGCTG gCACGGAAAGATCTAGAGcagaagagacaaagagaggaaaaacgTATACAAGCAATACTCCAAGACAGTCCACCTCCACCATGGAGCCCTCCGAATAAAACTATACCATTTcgaaaataa
- the ube2kb gene encoding ubiquitin-conjugating enzyme E2Kb (UBC1 homolog, yeast) isoform X2, with product MTLRTVLLSLQALLAAAEPDDPQDAVVANQYKQNPEMFKQTARLWSHVYAGAPVSSLDYTRKIDKLCAMGFDKNAVIAALSSKSWDVETATELLLSN from the exons ATGACCCTGCGGACGGTGCTGTTGTCTCTACAGGCTCTCCTTGCTGCAGCAGAACCGGATGATCCACAGGATGCCGTAGTAGCAAACCAG TATAAGCAGAACCcagaaatgttcaaacagaCTGCAAGGCTGTGGTCTCACGTCTACGCAGGCGCTCCTGTCTCCAGTCTCGACTACACACGCAAAATAGACAAACTCTGTGCCATGGGCTTTGATAAG AATGCAGTAATAGCAGCCTTGTCTTCAAAATCCTGGGATGTGGAAACGGCGACAGAGCTGCTCCTCAGCAACTGA
- the smim14 gene encoding small integral membrane protein 14 has translation MAEGGFDPCECICTHEYAMRRLINLLRQSQSYCTDTDCPQELPGPSGPVGGGGDLTLPMVLIGWMVLALLLFLLRPSSLRGPRPTGKPTGPHNSDRREPPAPPID, from the exons ATGGCAGAGGGAGGCTTTGATCCTTGTGAGTGCATCTGCACCCATGAGTACGCTATGAGGCGCCTCATCAACCTG CTCAGGCAATCTCAGTCCTactgcacagacacagactgcCCTCAGGAAT tgccAGGTCCCAGTGGGCCAGTTGGCGGAGGAGGTGACCTGACCCTCCCCATGGTTCTGATAGGATGGATGGTGCTGGCTCTGCTCCTGTTCCTGTTGCGCCCATCCAGTCTCAGGGGTCCCCGGCCCACAGGCAAACCTACTGGACCCCACAAT AGCGACAGAAGAGAGCCCCCAGCACCACCTATTGATTAG